The following coding sequences lie in one Apium graveolens cultivar Ventura chromosome 3, ASM990537v1, whole genome shotgun sequence genomic window:
- the LOC141715156 gene encoding glycerol-3-phosphate acyltransferase RAM2-like, which yields MAITNFPTVENCSSLGREKDSVVADLDGTLLRGRSSFPYFALVAFEVGGILRLLFLLLCSPLAGILYYLVSESAGIQVLIFATFVGMRVSDIESVARAVLPKFYSTDLHPISYHVFSSCGKRCVLTANPRIMVEPFLKGFLDTDLVLGTEIGAYKGRATGLVLKPGVLVGKNKANALREAFGEVQPEIGLGDRHTDFPFMALCKEGYLVPPKPEVEAVTKDKLPKPVIFHDGRLVQKPTPIIALITIIWIPIGIILSILRVAAGALLPMPIVYYAFLALGVRVTIKGNPPPPVKKSDGQSGVLFICSHRTLLDPIFLSTALGRPIAAVTYSVSRLSELISPIKTVRLSRDRATDASMIKKMLQEGDLAICPEGTTCREPFLLRFSAMFAELTDELVPVAMENRMSMFHGTTARGWKGMDTFYFFMNPIPEYTVNFLRKLPKELTCSSGKPSHEVANYIQRVIAATLSYECTTFTRKDKYTALAGNDGTVVDKSVKANKVIGC from the exons ATGGCTATAACAAACTTTCCAACAGTTGAGAATTGTTCATCACTTGGCCGAGAAAAGGACAGTGTGGTTGCAGACTTAGATGGAACCTTGCTAAGAGGTCGTAGTTCTTTTCCTTATTTTGCCTTAGTTGCATTTGAGGTTGGAGGGATTCTAAGGCTTCTCTTCCTGCTCTTATGTTCACCACTTGCTGGAATTTTATACTACCTTGTCTCTGAGTCTGCTGGCATCCAAGTTCTCATCTTCGCAACATTTGTTGGGATGAGAGTTTCTGATATAGAATCCGTGGCACGAGCTGTGTTGCCTAAGTTCTACTCAACCGATCTCCATCCTATTTCGTATCATGTATTCTCATCATGTGGAAAGCGTTGTGTTCTCACAGCGAATCCAAGAATCATGGTGGAACCATTTTTAAAAGGGTTCTTGGATACTGATCTAGTTTTGGGAACAGAAATAGGAGCCTACAAGGGCAGAGCAACAGGACTTGTTCTCAAACCAGGGGTTCTTGTTGGCAAGAATAAAGCCAATGCTCTACGAGAAGCTTTTGGGGAGGTTCAACCAGAGATAGGCCTAGGGGACAGGCATACTGATTTTCCTTTCATGGCATTGTGCAAG GAGGGCTACTTAGTGCCACCTAAACCAGAGGTTGAAGCTGTAACAAAGGACAAGCTCCCAAAGCCAGTCATCTTCCATGATGGTCGTCTCGTACAAAAACCAACACCTATCATAGCACTAATCACCATTATTTGGATCCCAATAGGCATCATCCTTTCCATTCTGCGAGTTGCTGCAGGAGCATTACTTCCCATGCCAATCGTATACTATGCTTTCTTAGCACTTGGCGTCCGTGTCACCATTAAGGGCAATCCACCACCTCCTGTAAAAAAATCCGATGGCCAATCAGGAGTCCTCTTTATCTGCTCCCACAGGACCCTCCTAGACCCAATATTTCTCTCAACTGCCCTTGGCCGACCAATTGCTGCAGTAACATACTCTGTCTCCAGACTATCCGAACTCATCTCACCTATCAAAACTGTTAGACTTAGCAGGGACCGCGCCACTGATGCATCAATGATCAAAAAGATGTTACAAGAAGGAGACCTGGCTATATGCCCCGAGGGGACTACTTGTCGCGAACCCTTCCTTCTTAGATTTTCCGCTATGTTTGCTGAATTAACAGATGAGCTAGTACCAGTAGCTATGGAAAACAGAATGAGTATGTTCCATGGGACAACAGCAAGAGGGTGGAAAGGAATGGACACATTTTACTTCTTCATGAATCCTATACCAGAATACACAGTCAATTTTTTGCGTAAACTGCCAAAAGAGTTAACATGCAGCTCAGGAAAGCCAAGCCATGAAGTGGCAAACTACATTCAGAGGGTGATTGCAGCAACTCTATCCTATGAGTGCACAACATTTACAAGGAAAGATAAATATACAGCACTTGCTGGGAATGATGGCACTGTGGTAGATAAATCTGTCAAGGCTAACAAAGTAATCGGATGCTAA